The following coding sequences lie in one Caproicibacterium argilliputei genomic window:
- a CDS encoding MFS transporter: MNMMSSSSNTRAAVKPAQDPAVARRKKLLFTSLGTSYLGLFMTYAGLVAVLLPQQMTNLDAAHKVGNLALVTSISSVATIFVQPIIGAISDRTRSRLGRRAPWLLIGGLGGALCTIAMQFANSLFWIALLWVLTQVLLNAFQGPLSAIVSDRVDSADRGTASALTGVGGAVGGTVGVILAGQLLNRIGIGYDIFGILVIVVCVLFVLLNPDKPSTEVEMPKMDWGAFFRSFLVNPREHPDFAWAFGGRFFMVLGYQAVSAYQLYILTDYIHLSTAQAGGVIGLMNVCSLVTTSVSTLVFGRLSDKIGRRKIFVFTSTLLIAGGILIPLLAPSVAGMIIYGSIVGFGYGAYSSVDMALMIDVLPAGEDAAKDLGILNIASNVPQALTPVIAAALLGAFNNNYAAIFIYSAVAALLSSAFVLPIKSVK, translated from the coding sequence ATGAACATGATGAGCAGTTCTTCAAACACGCGCGCGGCAGTGAAACCGGCGCAGGATCCGGCGGTTGCCCGGCGCAAAAAGTTGCTTTTTACATCCCTGGGGACTTCGTACCTTGGTCTGTTTATGACGTACGCGGGTCTTGTGGCAGTGCTGCTACCGCAGCAGATGACCAATTTGGACGCGGCACATAAGGTAGGGAACCTGGCGCTGGTAACCAGCATTTCCTCTGTGGCAACCATTTTCGTACAGCCGATTATCGGAGCAATTTCCGACCGGACGCGTTCCCGGCTGGGTCGGCGTGCGCCGTGGCTTTTAATTGGCGGCCTTGGCGGTGCGCTGTGCACCATCGCGATGCAGTTTGCCAATTCCCTGTTTTGGATTGCACTGCTGTGGGTCTTGACACAGGTCTTGCTGAATGCCTTTCAAGGGCCGCTTTCCGCGATTGTTTCGGACCGTGTGGACTCTGCAGACCGCGGCACGGCTTCTGCCCTGACAGGTGTGGGCGGTGCGGTCGGCGGAACGGTCGGTGTGATTCTGGCAGGGCAGCTGCTGAACCGCATTGGTATCGGCTATGATATTTTCGGGATTCTCGTCATTGTGGTCTGCGTGCTGTTTGTTCTGCTGAATCCCGACAAACCCTCTACAGAAGTGGAAATGCCGAAGATGGACTGGGGCGCGTTTTTCCGTTCATTTCTGGTAAATCCACGGGAGCATCCTGACTTTGCATGGGCTTTCGGCGGGCGGTTCTTCATGGTGCTGGGCTATCAGGCGGTTTCTGCGTATCAGCTTTACATTTTGACGGATTATATTCATTTGTCCACTGCGCAGGCGGGCGGCGTGATTGGGCTGATGAACGTTTGCTCCTTGGTGACTACATCGGTTTCCACGCTGGTTTTTGGGCGGCTGTCCGATAAAATTGGGCGCAGAAAAATCTTTGTGTTTACCTCTACGCTGTTGATTGCCGGCGGTATTCTGATTCCGCTGCTTGCCCCGTCCGTGGCTGGCATGATTATTTACGGAAGCATTGTTGGTTTTGGTTACGGCGCTTACTCGTCCGTTGACATGGCGCTGATGATCGATGTATTGCCGGCAGGTGAAGACGCCGCAAAGGATCTCGGTATTCTCAATATCGCCTCCAATGTGCCGCAGGCGCTCACACCGGTCATTGCGGCGGCGCTGCTGGGTGCATTTAACAACAATTATGCGGCGATTTTTATATATTCCGCGGTTGCGGCACTGCTTTCGTCCGCATTTGTTCTGCCGATTAAGTCTGTAAAATAA
- a CDS encoding GH39 family glycosyl hydrolase, protein MNASAENRAGYSFEISSRENSHPGWHQELELVFVLRGRGTLWREDRTVPYSLHEADLFTVSGYEMHEIHMESGGLTLSLLLSSSFLSFYFPEAQQLAFACKSYAADAEEQKKYDILRADFAAAFQTFYQNEAHHAALHLRSKLILLLDDLIRYFSCPAPKAAPAFDKGRSHLRAAAGWIDQHYTEDITLKETADRVYLSESYLSRLFKRTLGLTFTEYLTQVRLDYAALLLRSGQRVTETASKAGFRSTNSFIQAFKQTYQKTPGQYKRELGERLKRELYTEPQGAENKFSVLSRYLQTPSASEQSKPAEVRDECAVSANLSMPLRTLRHSWRQLINVGYAYDLLNGSVQKQVRQVQAEIGFRYARVKGILDDDVLFYAAADGQEPVCHFAYADEAIDFLLSVGLTPFLELGAMPSQLAKNQFTVFKRQSILSTPKDMRQWTALLTVLLRHFQCRYGVRRVEQWIFTPCFNPFFYDVRADHLEEYFSFYRESYRAVRALLPHALLCGPGDLSFPEFLERCLAENCVPDCIAAHAFFTASPDETDAKQVQLLNSEETFPLAVTGDEDYLKHLLERIRKTLRKRGLADVPVMLDEWNSSFWQRDLCNDTCAKSASLFKNILENYDAYCAMGYWTVSDFMEELSPSQDLFHGGFGLFTRNGLAKSGYRALQLLCKAGEKLLARQEGCFITSSPGEVQVFLYNAAYYDLLYRFRHTAHLTLTKRYGVFNKRNPQCFQIGLNGLQPGRYLLRRYAVGRTGGSVFDAWVEMGAPERVTEEVRRFLESRSYPVLQMETVETGPSFPLQEVLQPYEIRLITLTLQE, encoded by the coding sequence ATGAACGCATCAGCAGAAAATCGCGCGGGTTATTCCTTTGAAATCAGCAGCCGGGAAAATTCCCACCCCGGCTGGCACCAGGAGTTGGAACTTGTATTTGTTCTGCGGGGCAGAGGCACCCTTTGGCGCGAAGACCGCACCGTGCCGTATTCCCTGCACGAAGCGGATTTATTTACGGTCAGCGGGTATGAAATGCATGAGATTCACATGGAATCCGGCGGACTGACCCTGTCGCTGCTGCTTTCATCGTCGTTCCTTTCCTTTTACTTTCCTGAAGCGCAGCAGCTTGCCTTTGCCTGCAAATCCTATGCGGCCGATGCGGAGGAGCAAAAGAAGTACGATATCCTCCGTGCGGATTTTGCTGCTGCGTTTCAAACCTTCTACCAAAATGAGGCGCACCATGCCGCCCTGCATCTGCGCAGCAAGCTGATTCTGCTGCTGGACGACTTGATCCGCTATTTTTCCTGTCCGGCACCTAAGGCGGCGCCGGCGTTTGACAAAGGCCGCAGCCATTTGCGCGCGGCGGCCGGCTGGATTGACCAGCATTACACCGAGGATATTACTCTGAAAGAAACCGCCGACCGGGTTTACCTGAGTGAATCGTACCTTTCCCGTCTGTTTAAGCGAACACTGGGGCTGACCTTTACGGAGTATCTGACGCAGGTGCGGCTGGATTATGCCGCGCTGTTGCTGCGCAGCGGGCAGCGTGTGACGGAAACCGCCTCGAAAGCCGGCTTTCGCAGCACCAATTCGTTTATTCAGGCATTTAAGCAGACGTATCAAAAAACACCGGGGCAGTACAAACGCGAACTGGGGGAGCGACTGAAACGGGAGCTTTATACAGAACCGCAGGGCGCAGAAAATAAATTTTCTGTTTTGAGCCGGTACCTGCAGACCCCGTCTGCGTCAGAGCAGTCAAAGCCGGCGGAAGTCCGCGATGAATGTGCCGTTTCAGCAAATCTTTCCATGCCGCTGCGCACGCTCCGGCATAGTTGGAGGCAGCTTATCAACGTCGGCTATGCGTATGACCTGCTCAACGGCTCGGTACAAAAGCAGGTGCGGCAGGTGCAGGCGGAAATCGGATTCCGGTACGCGCGCGTAAAGGGAATCCTGGATGATGATGTGTTGTTTTATGCGGCGGCAGACGGGCAGGAGCCGGTGTGCCACTTTGCATATGCAGATGAGGCGATTGATTTTCTGCTGTCTGTCGGGTTGACACCGTTTCTGGAACTGGGCGCTATGCCCTCACAGCTTGCGAAAAATCAGTTTACGGTTTTTAAGCGACAGAGCATTCTTTCCACGCCAAAGGATATGCGGCAGTGGACGGCACTGCTTACGGTGCTGCTGCGGCATTTCCAGTGCCGCTACGGCGTCCGGCGCGTGGAGCAGTGGATTTTCACCCCTTGTTTTAACCCGTTTTTTTATGATGTGCGTGCTGACCATCTGGAGGAATACTTTTCTTTTTATCGGGAAAGTTACCGCGCGGTGCGCGCTTTGCTGCCGCACGCGCTTCTCTGCGGGCCCGGCGACCTTTCTTTTCCCGAATTTTTGGAGCGGTGTTTGGCAGAGAACTGCGTGCCGGACTGCATTGCAGCGCACGCTTTCTTTACAGCTTCACCGGACGAAACGGACGCCAAGCAGGTTCAGCTGCTTAATTCAGAAGAAACATTCCCGCTGGCGGTTACCGGTGACGAGGACTACCTGAAGCATCTGCTGGAGCGCATCCGGAAAACGCTGCGCAAGCGGGGGCTGGCGGATGTACCGGTCATGCTGGATGAATGGAACAGCAGCTTTTGGCAGCGGGACCTTTGCAATGACACCTGCGCGAAGTCAGCGAGTCTCTTTAAAAATATTCTGGAAAATTATGATGCCTACTGTGCCATGGGTTATTGGACTGTCAGCGACTTTATGGAGGAGCTTTCCCCGTCGCAGGACTTGTTTCACGGCGGTTTTGGACTTTTTACGCGAAACGGGCTTGCCAAAAGCGGCTATCGTGCCTTGCAGCTTTTGTGTAAGGCAGGGGAGAAGCTTCTGGCGCGGCAGGAGGGCTGTTTTATCACATCCTCACCGGGAGAGGTGCAGGTTTTTCTATATAATGCTGCTTACTATGACTTGCTGTACCGCTTTCGCCACACAGCTCATTTGACGCTGACCAAGCGGTACGGCGTGTTCAATAAACGAAATCCGCAGTGCTTTCAAATTGGACTAAACGGGCTGCAGCCAGGGCGGTATCTTCTGCGGCGCTATGCGGTTGGCCGTACCGGCGGCAGCGTTTTTGATGCGTGGGTAGAGATGGGCGCACCAGAACGTGTGACAGAGGAAGTCCGGCGTTTTCTCGAAAGCCGGTCGTATCCGGTTCTGCAGATGGAAACCGTGGAGACAGGCCCGTCGTTTCCTCTGCAGGAGGTGCTGCAGCCGTACGAAATCCGTTTAATCACGCTTACTCTGCAGGAGTAA
- a CDS encoding ABC transporter permease: protein MHSVVASMQKLKRSKTFVKYEGILILLLLVLLCWGVFKILVPNKFGAPGQLVSYLQSSLIYAVGGCGLYYIVVMGLFDFSIGANVVLSSILACVFASQFGYIGLIVAPVICGTLIGLLNGVVYVKLHIPSMIVTVGLALIYESLSVFATQGQEQILNAQYAVFGSYPANLILALLAFFLCSFIIQYTKVGTYTYAIGSNEFVAKNMGVNVNRYKVVAFVLCGFFVGIMSVLTISYGSSMTAASNMSSMVRNFTPLMGTFFGLAFKKYGHPVLAIVVGEFIISLIFNGFVAIGAPSTIQNVVTGAALLLIVMATTKPVKGAVVK from the coding sequence ATGCATTCGGTGGTAGCATCCATGCAGAAGCTCAAGCGCAGCAAGACCTTTGTCAAGTATGAGGGAATCCTGATTTTGTTGCTGCTGGTGCTGCTCTGCTGGGGAGTTTTTAAGATTCTGGTGCCAAACAAGTTCGGTGCGCCGGGACAGCTGGTTTCTTACCTGCAGTCCAGCCTGATTTATGCGGTTGGCGGCTGCGGCTTGTATTATATCGTGGTGATGGGGCTTTTTGATTTCAGTATTGGCGCCAATGTGGTGCTTTCCTCCATACTGGCGTGCGTGTTTGCTTCGCAGTTCGGTTACATCGGGCTGATTGTCGCACCGGTCATCTGCGGAACGCTGATTGGTCTTTTGAACGGCGTCGTTTATGTGAAGCTGCACATTCCCTCCATGATTGTAACCGTCGGCCTTGCGCTGATTTACGAAAGCCTGAGCGTTTTCGCAACGCAGGGGCAGGAGCAGATTCTCAACGCGCAATACGCGGTGTTCGGGTCTTATCCGGCAAATCTGATTCTGGCGCTGCTGGCGTTTTTCCTGTGCAGCTTTATCATTCAGTATACCAAGGTTGGTACTTACACATATGCCATCGGCAGCAACGAGTTTGTTGCCAAAAACATGGGGGTAAACGTAAACCGGTACAAAGTGGTTGCGTTTGTGCTGTGCGGCTTCTTCGTGGGCATCATGAGCGTTTTGACCATCAGCTATGGTTCCTCCATGACGGCGGCTTCCAATATGTCCTCAATGGTTCGCAATTTTACCCCGCTGATGGGTACATTCTTCGGCTTGGCCTTTAAAAAGTACGGGCATCCGGTGCTGGCCATCGTGGTGGGCGAGTTTATTATTTCACTGATCTTTAACGGGTTTGTGGCAATCGGCGCGCCAAGCACCATTCAAAATGTGGTCACCGGCGCGGCGCTGCTGCTGATTGTCATGGCAACCACCAAACCGGTTAAAGGCGCAGTTGTAAAGTGA
- a CDS encoding sugar ABC transporter substrate-binding protein, with protein sequence MKKIISAVLAGAMALSMGACGTPASQTAASTAGGSGGGATKNMKIGVSIWSSTDVLGSACKKMLDAAGSALGVQLVYVNQGHESAAVTNSINTLVSAGCSGIIVCNSADSEMTAAINTCNQAHVYLAQFFRAINKTKSPQVYSLAQSAPYYIGTVHEDEVENGYNLANILIKKKCRDIALEGWVAGDATFLNRWEGYKKAVDEWNTAHPNDKVKLSDPQYAGTTAEGGASVTKSFMNADPNMDAIIPAGGGGDPLVGSIGAIKSAGKTGKISVVSTDFLPDLGKQLETGGMTAESGGHYCDPLYAFMMVYNAVQGNYKKPANSFDEIINPYIYVSSAQEYQEYSKYFVDQLPYNTEELKAMSKQSFEELQKTAAAISVKDVKSRHKD encoded by the coding sequence ATGAAAAAAATCATCAGTGCAGTTTTGGCAGGCGCCATGGCTTTGAGCATGGGCGCGTGCGGCACACCGGCCAGCCAGACGGCGGCATCAACAGCGGGCGGCAGCGGCGGCGGTGCGACGAAGAACATGAAAATCGGGGTTTCCATCTGGAGTTCCACCGACGTTTTGGGCAGTGCCTGCAAAAAAATGCTGGACGCTGCCGGCTCCGCACTCGGCGTGCAGCTGGTGTATGTAAACCAGGGGCATGAGTCCGCCGCCGTGACCAACAGCATCAACACGCTGGTTTCCGCAGGGTGCAGCGGCATCATTGTGTGCAATTCCGCAGATTCTGAAATGACTGCTGCCATCAATACCTGCAACCAGGCGCATGTTTATCTGGCACAGTTTTTCCGCGCTATCAACAAAACCAAAAGCCCGCAGGTGTATTCGCTTGCGCAGTCGGCACCGTACTACATCGGCACTGTGCATGAGGACGAAGTCGAGAACGGCTACAACCTCGCTAATATTTTAATCAAGAAAAAGTGCCGCGATATTGCACTGGAAGGCTGGGTGGCCGGTGATGCAACATTCCTGAACCGCTGGGAGGGCTACAAAAAAGCCGTGGACGAATGGAACACGGCGCATCCGAATGATAAGGTAAAGCTTTCAGATCCGCAGTATGCCGGTACAACGGCAGAGGGCGGCGCATCCGTTACCAAGTCCTTTATGAACGCAGACCCGAACATGGACGCCATCATTCCGGCGGGCGGCGGCGGCGATCCGCTGGTGGGTTCCATCGGCGCCATCAAGAGCGCGGGCAAAACCGGAAAAATTTCAGTCGTTTCCACTGACTTTCTGCCGGATCTCGGCAAGCAGCTGGAAACCGGCGGCATGACTGCGGAGTCCGGCGGGCACTACTGCGACCCCCTGTATGCCTTCATGATGGTGTACAACGCGGTGCAGGGAAATTACAAAAAACCGGCAAACAGCTTTGATGAGATTATCAATCCGTACATTTACGTTTCTTCCGCACAGGAATATCAGGAGTACTCCAAGTACTTTGTTGACCAACTTCCCTACAATACAGAAGAATTGAAAGCCATGAGCAAACAGTCGTTTGAGGAGCTGCAGAAAACAGCTGCCGCCATTTCGGTGAAGGACGTCAAGTCCCGCCACAAAGACTGA
- a CDS encoding cache domain-containing sensor histidine kinase produces MLRFFMNRPLKTKILILSLLSSVILITVLSVFIYVVYSRNVVEEAQVYQSQNMTFVKKGIEDIQDNIVNLSTNLLYSPSFQMQISPEKDHLTVKQAADEMNTVNFLTNSIITNNYVSYLSIHAANGYQFYYARNGLTMPQEFSKTQRDAAYMDAMNMLGEPKWIATPQDGGSFLVDNNTGKLTMLRGLVDIDNRKTQGLLVVCIDWHSIWSSLSKTQGYGYFIVDGKGSVVSGSTDLAALKKYEQGGRLALPGHSDEGTIVTLDSSRYLSCSSMIYQSGLYVVCLRPMSVILKDIDHFNIVLAIAIGVSLLLSLLLAALLSTAVTTPLKQLVRAIQQAGKGDLKQQVNFVYQDEIGILGKAFNQMVTQLNTLFNRVMKLEIKNREAELKSLQAQINPHFLYNTLDSIYLKAMRAKDTGAAEMVYALSRIFRLTLNHGSSMTTVKNEKEFIESYILLQKMRLKERLAFQISIADALLPHTMLKLTLQPFVENAIVHAAEQSTGTTCISVSGTLAEGFMEFTVADNGCGITPELLQKLNSKTGGTQGYAIGNIRERLELCYGSRCRLTIQSTPGEGTAVHIRIPAEP; encoded by the coding sequence ATGCTGCGTTTTTTTATGAACCGTCCGTTAAAAACAAAAATTCTGATTTTGAGTCTGCTGTCCTCCGTCATCCTCATCACCGTACTTTCCGTTTTCATTTATGTGGTGTATTCCCGCAACGTGGTAGAAGAAGCGCAGGTGTACCAGTCTCAGAACATGACCTTTGTCAAAAAGGGGATCGAGGATATTCAGGACAACATTGTCAACCTCTCTACCAACCTGCTGTACAGCCCCTCGTTTCAGATGCAGATCAGCCCGGAAAAAGACCACCTGACCGTAAAGCAGGCTGCCGACGAAATGAACACCGTCAATTTTCTGACCAACTCCATCATCACTAACAACTACGTCAGCTACCTTTCCATTCACGCGGCAAACGGCTATCAGTTCTACTATGCACGCAACGGACTGACGATGCCCCAGGAATTTTCAAAAACGCAGCGTGACGCTGCCTACATGGATGCCATGAATATGCTCGGCGAACCGAAGTGGATTGCCACGCCGCAGGATGGCGGCAGCTTTCTGGTTGATAACAACACCGGCAAGCTGACCATGCTGCGCGGACTGGTGGACATCGACAACCGAAAAACACAGGGACTGCTGGTGGTCTGTATCGACTGGCACTCCATCTGGTCATCGCTGAGCAAAACCCAGGGATACGGCTACTTCATCGTAGACGGCAAAGGCAGCGTGGTGTCCGGCTCCACCGACCTTGCGGCACTTAAAAAATACGAGCAGGGCGGTCGCCTTGCGCTGCCGGGGCATTCCGACGAAGGCACCATCGTCACCTTGGACAGCAGCCGCTATTTAAGCTGCAGCAGCATGATCTACCAGAGCGGTCTGTACGTGGTCTGCCTGCGGCCCATGTCTGTCATTTTAAAAGATATTGACCATTTCAATATCGTTCTCGCGATTGCAATCGGCGTCAGCCTTCTGCTCTCGCTGCTGCTTGCGGCGCTGCTTTCCACCGCCGTGACCACGCCGCTCAAGCAGTTGGTACGCGCCATTCAGCAGGCCGGCAAGGGGGATTTGAAGCAGCAGGTCAACTTCGTTTATCAGGATGAAATTGGCATTCTCGGCAAGGCATTCAACCAAATGGTGACACAACTCAACACACTGTTTAACCGGGTCATGAAATTGGAAATCAAGAATCGCGAAGCGGAACTGAAGTCCCTGCAGGCACAGATTAACCCGCACTTTCTGTACAACACCCTGGATTCTATTTACTTAAAGGCAATGCGTGCCAAAGATACCGGCGCCGCCGAAATGGTGTATGCCCTCTCCCGCATTTTCCGGCTGACGCTGAACCACGGCAGCTCCATGACCACCGTCAAAAACGAAAAAGAATTCATCGAAAGCTACATTCTGCTGCAGAAAATGCGGCTGAAAGAACGCCTCGCGTTTCAGATTTCCATTGCGGATGCACTGCTGCCGCACACCATGCTGAAGCTCACGCTGCAGCCCTTTGTGGAAAATGCCATTGTTCACGCAGCGGAGCAAAGCACCGGCACAACCTGCATTTCCGTCAGCGGCACGCTTGCGGAAGGTTTTATGGAGTTTACCGTTGCCGACAACGGCTGCGGCATTACGCCGGAGCTTTTGCAGAAGCTCAACAGCAAAACCGGCGGCACCCAGGGATATGCAATCGGCAATATCCGCGAACGCCTGGAACTTTGCTACGGCAGCCGCTGCCGCCTGACCATTCAAAGCACACCCGGAGAGGGCACTGCCGTACACATCCGCATACCCGCCGAACCATGA
- a CDS encoding carboxylesterase/lipase family protein: MTAYRLDNCADAPVIQTTSGKVRGRWQTGCSAAYLGIPFAAAPVGDRRFAAPVRPAPWQGVRPAVEYGPTPQRRPFGPVTTVPEPCIPGDETLNVNVFTPAPRDHRAHLPVLVWIHGGGYFAGSPASPWYNGRAFNSRGVVTVTLSYRLGFDGFGWMEGAPLNRGLLDQIAALTWVQENIEAFGGDPHRVTIAGQSAGGGCVLALLASPKAAGLFHGAISESGAFGAPTAQQAETVGRALAQQVGVKPEAAAWREVPESRILDSERQVNSIAGIPAGFSKPEELLSALAEGFLGTSNLAFAPVLDGEVLLQQTPQAVLAGQGAQVALLMGSTRNEFTFSSPPEHSLPLQAAVCALQKAGLPAAAVSQFADDIYRVGEDCVLGQLMTVYMFRIGIAHLAQCRCAAGCGGKTWLYDFAQLSSEKMGSFHCEDIPYFFHLLDAPGVAQELGKAPSEPLADVMHSKWVEFITNGCLAEPTAAQFPCGAVRFEGSDSFQPDAYLLESSLLTAAGQTVENPS, encoded by the coding sequence GTGACTGCCTATCGATTAGATAACTGTGCAGATGCACCTGTGATTCAAACGACTTCCGGTAAAGTACGCGGCAGGTGGCAGACCGGCTGTTCCGCTGCCTATTTGGGCATCCCGTTTGCCGCGGCGCCGGTAGGTGACAGGCGCTTTGCCGCGCCGGTCAGGCCGGCGCCTTGGCAGGGGGTGCGCCCTGCCGTGGAGTATGGACCGACACCGCAGCGCCGCCCTTTTGGGCCGGTCACAACCGTTCCCGAACCCTGCATTCCGGGGGATGAAACACTGAATGTCAATGTCTTTACGCCGGCGCCGCGCGACCACCGCGCACATCTGCCGGTGTTGGTCTGGATTCACGGCGGCGGGTACTTTGCGGGTTCGCCTGCATCGCCGTGGTACAACGGGCGCGCATTTAACAGCCGCGGCGTGGTGACGGTGACGCTTTCTTACCGTTTGGGGTTTGACGGCTTTGGCTGGATGGAGGGCGCCCCGCTGAACCGTGGCCTTTTGGACCAGATAGCGGCCTTGACTTGGGTGCAGGAAAATATTGAAGCTTTTGGCGGTGACCCGCACCGCGTGACGATTGCGGGACAGTCTGCAGGCGGCGGCTGTGTGCTGGCGCTGCTTGCGTCGCCCAAGGCGGCCGGGCTGTTTCACGGCGCCATCAGTGAATCCGGCGCGTTCGGTGCACCCACAGCGCAGCAGGCAGAAACGGTTGGCCGCGCGTTGGCGCAGCAGGTCGGGGTAAAGCCAGAAGCCGCCGCGTGGCGGGAAGTTCCCGAAAGCCGGATTCTAGATTCCGAGCGGCAGGTCAATAGCATTGCGGGAATCCCAGCGGGTTTTTCCAAGCCGGAAGAGCTGCTGTCTGCTTTGGCAGAGGGCTTTCTCGGCACTTCTAATCTGGCGTTTGCACCGGTGCTCGACGGCGAAGTCCTGCTACAGCAGACTCCCCAGGCTGTACTGGCGGGGCAGGGGGCGCAGGTCGCGCTGCTGATGGGCAGTACGCGGAACGAATTTACGTTTTCATCGCCGCCGGAACACAGCCTTCCTTTGCAGGCGGCAGTTTGCGCCCTGCAAAAAGCCGGTCTGCCCGCAGCGGCAGTGTCGCAGTTTGCCGATGATATTTACCGGGTCGGGGAGGACTGCGTGCTGGGGCAGCTGATGACGGTTTATATGTTCCGCATTGGCATTGCCCACCTGGCGCAGTGCCGGTGCGCGGCAGGATGCGGCGGCAAAACGTGGCTTTATGACTTTGCGCAGCTTTCCTCTGAGAAGATGGGCTCTTTCCATTGCGAGGACATCCCGTACTTTTTCCACCTGTTGGACGCACCGGGCGTGGCGCAGGAGCTGGGGAAAGCTCCCTCCGAACCGCTGGCGGACGTGATGCACAGCAAGTGGGTGGAGTTCATCACCAACGGTTGCCTTGCGGAGCCTACTGCAGCCCAGTTCCCCTGCGGCGCTGTGCGTTTTGAGGGCAGTGACAGTTTCCAGCCGGATGCGTATCTGTTGGAAAGCAGCCTGCTGACTGCTGCCGGGCAGACCGTGGAAAATCCTTCATAA
- a CDS encoding response regulator transcription factor, with protein sequence MYTLITADDETDKLEALRDLFDWAAYGIQIVGEASDGQEALDLLLRLRPDLCIIDIRMPKLSGLDAIRNASAQGVKTKFIVFSGYDDFDYARQAVQLQIVEYLLKPCRCEEVVQAVQKAITLVREEQQQEALQTQYQFLCAQNQERAKEQFLQELLAGQKAADTAQPRCLQTFGLEPLLSCYAVCCLDFVGQQAEDSPPAQAFLAAAKKAVCKMAHSEAVLWKERVVLLLFLDPITEKFTSFQNLLFHLLESAGSDCHTPCVIGVSDLKSSSGALHEAYTEAEKAAGLAAFDEIHGIRYYAELQNSNKKTADTGKREQEVIDAVLNRAEKLPSAVDHFFSCCTLRSPASKQVVQETASTLVCSIFKTCLEHNMVFNLFSKMLSDTIETISGASTMREIKDAVLCFARSVSQSFTGNKQISAFASAAVAYIRKNYAQKITLKQTAEDLHISPAYLSMLFKQQTGMNFIEYLNRYRIQKAKEYLHNVDSKIYEVADKIGIQDEKYFHSLFKRYTGQTATQYRDSLLCSRTGTPAVPEEFSARL encoded by the coding sequence ATGTACACGCTCATTACAGCAGATGACGAAACGGATAAGTTGGAAGCGCTGCGGGATTTGTTTGACTGGGCAGCTTACGGCATTCAAATTGTCGGGGAAGCATCTGATGGGCAGGAAGCTCTCGATTTGCTGCTCCGCCTGCGCCCGGACCTCTGCATTATCGACATCCGTATGCCAAAGCTCAGCGGTCTGGACGCCATCCGGAATGCCTCGGCGCAGGGGGTCAAGACAAAGTTTATTGTCTTCAGCGGATATGACGACTTTGACTACGCCCGCCAGGCGGTGCAGCTACAAATTGTGGAATATTTGCTAAAGCCCTGCCGCTGTGAAGAGGTTGTGCAGGCGGTGCAGAAAGCGATTACCCTGGTGCGGGAAGAGCAGCAGCAGGAAGCCCTGCAGACACAGTACCAGTTTCTGTGCGCGCAGAATCAGGAACGCGCAAAAGAGCAGTTTCTGCAGGAACTGCTTGCCGGACAAAAAGCAGCGGATACCGCGCAACCCCGATGCCTGCAGACCTTCGGTCTGGAGCCGCTTCTTTCCTGCTACGCTGTGTGCTGTCTGGACTTTGTCGGACAGCAGGCGGAAGACAGCCCGCCCGCACAGGCTTTTTTAGCAGCGGCGAAAAAAGCAGTCTGCAAAATGGCACACAGCGAAGCAGTCCTTTGGAAAGAGCGAGTGGTTCTGCTGCTTTTCCTCGACCCCATTACCGAAAAATTCACGTCGTTTCAAAACTTGCTGTTTCACCTGCTGGAAAGTGCCGGAAGCGACTGCCACACACCCTGTGTCATCGGCGTTTCGGACTTAAAAAGCAGTTCGGGTGCCCTGCACGAGGCATACACCGAAGCCGAAAAGGCGGCAGGACTGGCCGCCTTTGACGAAATCCACGGCATCCGCTACTATGCGGAGCTGCAGAACAGCAACAAAAAAACCGCTGACACCGGCAAGCGGGAGCAGGAGGTCATTGACGCTGTCCTGAACCGCGCCGAAAAGCTTCCCTCCGCTGTGGACCACTTTTTCAGCTGCTGCACCCTGCGCTCGCCGGCATCCAAGCAGGTTGTGCAGGAAACAGCCTCCACGCTTGTCTGCAGTATTTTCAAAACCTGTCTGGAGCATAATATGGTTTTTAATCTCTTTTCCAAAATGCTCAGCGACACCATCGAAACCATATCCGGCGCTTCGACCATGCGGGAAATTAAGGATGCCGTACTCTGCTTTGCCCGCAGTGTTTCACAGTCCTTTACCGGCAACAAACAAATTTCCGCGTTCGCCTCTGCCGCTGTGGCGTACATCCGCAAAAACTACGCTCAAAAAATCACGCTGAAGCAAACAGCCGAAGACCTACATATCTCCCCTGCGTACCTGAGTATGCTGTTTAAACAGCAAACCGGCATGAATTTCATCGAATATCTGAATCGATACCGCATTCAAAAAGCAAAGGAATACCTGCACAACGTTGACAGCAAGATTTATGAAGTCGCTGACAAAATCGGGATTCAGGACGAAAAGTATTTCCACTCCTTGTTTAAGCGCTACACCGGACAGACCGCCACGCAGTACCGCGACAGTCTGCTGTGCAGCCGCACCGGCACGCCTGCCGTACCGGAGGAGTTTTCAGCCCGGCTGTAA